From the genome of Mycoplasma crocodyli MP145:
TATTTTTATTAATTTCATAAGGAGTGGTTTTTAATTCTAGTTCTGCTTTTTGAAAATCTGGTAATTCACTATTATTTGGTTTATAATAAAAAAAGTATTCTTCTAACAAATTACCTAATGAACCTTTATTACTAGGATTATTGTAATAATCATTTATGTCTTCTAAATCTTCATTTTCATAATTTAGTGATAAAACATCAAGAAAAGTTTTTCCTAATAACTTTTGAGAGTAATTATATATGTCTTTTATGTTTGTTTCATCGTAAGGTAGTTTATTGCTATATTTAGTTAAATCCTTCATTTTTATAAATAACTTTTCTTAATTGGGAAGGAGTTAGTAAATTCATTAACTTTTTTCTTTAGACTATCTTTAAGAGTTTTGGCTTCAGGACTACTAGTTTTTAACATGTCGTGATTTCTTAGTATTGTATGCATTATCTGTGCTAACTCTTCTCATTTTGTAAAATCTCTTGAAGTCATTGCGGCTGTTCCTAATCTTAAGCCACTACCTAAAGTAGGACTTAATGTATCATTTGGAATAGTATTTTTATTTGTTGTGATATTAAATTGCTCAAGAATTTTTTCAGCATCTTTCCCTGTAATTCCATAACTTGTTTTAACATCTATCATAAATAAATGATTATCGGTTCCGCCCGAAACTAATGTTGCCCCAAGATTAATAAATGATTCTGAAAAAATCTTAGCATTTCTAACAATGTTAGCTCCATATTTTTGAAACATAGATGTTAATGCTTCATAGAAACAAATAGCTTTACCAGCAATTGCATGAAATAGTGGTCCGCCTTGGTAACCTGGAAAAACCCATCTATCTACTTTCTTAGCTATTTCAGGATCGTTTGTCATGATGATTCCACCTCTTGCACCTCTTAATGTTTTATGAGTTGTAGAAGTGATAATGTGAGCATAATTAACTGGACTAGGATGAACGTTTGCGGCTATAAGTCCTGCTATATGTGCAATATCAGCCATAAGTTTTGCACCACACTTATCAGCTATTTCTCTAAATCTTTTAAAATCGATAATTCTAGGATATGCAGAATAACCACAAATTATCAAATCAGGCTTTTCTTTCATAGCAATTCTTTCAATATCATCATAATCTAAATAACCATTTTTATCAACTTCATATGAAACTGAATTATAGAAAATTCCACTAAAACTAATTTTATAACCATGTGTTAAGTGACCTCCACTATTTAAAGAAAGACCCATGATTTTTCCGCCGTGTGGTGCAACCGATGCTATTGCAGCAGCATTTGCTACTGATCCAGAATATGGTTGAACATTTGCATATTCAACTCCAAAGATTTTCTTTAATCTTTCTATAGCTAGTGTTTCAACAACATCAACATTTTCACAGGAACCATAATATCTTTTATTTGGATATCCTTCACCATATTTATTAGTTAAAACACTACCTTGAGCTTTAAGAACATCCTCAGATGTGTAGTTTTCAGAAGCTATTAGTTCTATATGTTCTTCTTGCCTCTTCAATTCAGCATTAATTGCATTTTGCACTTCTTTATCATTAAGTTCTATATTTTTGTACATGTTTATTTCCTTCCTATCATTATTATTTATTGTATTTTTTGTTAATCAATTCTATTGTTTTTGAATCTGAAGTTATTCTTAAAGTGGTATTAATTAAGTTGTTTTTTTCGAATGTGTCTTTCAATTCGATATCATAGACATTAAAGTTATTATTAATGTCTTTGACATATGATTTTATAGATTCACCATGTTTAAGTCCAAATGTTAAATCTATAGATTTTAATGGTTCATTGTCTATGATTTTGTATTTTTTATTACTATTAAATTGAGGAACTAGCACTTCAGCAACATAAGCATTTGTTAAATCGTATTTAGGATTAACTTTTCCTATTCAACCTATGAGCAAGTTATTTTGGTATATTTTTGCTGAAACATTAGGATGTATTTTTTCGTTATTATCTAATTTTTCGAAAACTAATTTATTATCTCTATATAGTTTTATAATATCTTCTTTTATTTCTTCAAAACTTTTGGTTGTACTTGCTAATCCAACTACACTTATATTATTGTTTATCATTCCTACTTCAAAAAAGTTAATTTTATTGATTTTTCTTTTTTGATTGTATTCAACCGCTTCAAGCATAGAAGGTATAATTGAGTTTCTGATTACTTCTCTTTCTTTTGAAACAAATGTTTCAAGTGCTAATTCTTCTTGAAAATCAAACACATTTAAGAAATTTTTTTGTTTTGATAAAAGCGAATATGTTAATATCTCATTATAACCATTTGCTTGCAATTCATGTTTAATTGTAGATCTTTTATGTATTTTAAAACTTGTGTTTGAGAGCTGTACTGGTTCAAAATTATCATATGAGTAAAATCTGAATATCTCTTCTATAATGTCTTCAAAGTAATTTATATCGTATCTATAAATCGGCACATAAACTTCATTTACTTCTAAATCAAAACTAAAACCAAGCTTCTTTAATTTTTCAATTGCTGGTATGAATTTTTTTAATGATGAGGTATTTTGATCAGAATAAACTGATAATTTTTCTTTATCAAATTTAATCATTTTTTTAGGGCCTATTTTAGGAATTCCAAGTAAATTTGAAATTGAAATTTTATTATCGTTTAAGTATTTTCTTAAAAATAAAATTCCTAATTCTAAAATTTCATTTGTAATTGTTCTACTTGCTTGATTAGCAGAATTACTAAGTAATTTAATTTGTTTTACTGAGTGTCTTATTAAAGTCGGATCAAAAACACCTATTTCGAAAATAAATTCTTTTGTCTTTTCATCAACTTTAGTGGTTTCAAGACCCATAACTGATGCTACTGAAATAGGTTTATTTTCATCCCTAATAATAAGTACGTTTTCAACATCAACATCTTTGTTTCCTAATAATTTTAATTTTCCACTATAAAGCTCTGAAGTTATTTTTAGCCCAATTTTATTTTTATCATATACATGACAAGGAGCACCTGTTATTATAAGAACTAGGTTTGTAAGATTAACAGCTCAACCTAATGAAGTGTCGATATTATGTTTTGCTAAAAGCATTTTATCAAATATATTTAAGTCAAATTCTTTATCACAATAGGCTTGAAACATTGTAATTTCATTACTCATTCCTCTATCTATTGCGATATCTGAAAATAGACTACCTTTGTGATTTTTTTCATTAAAAACAAATTCAGTTTCATAGTATGCTGCCAATTCTTTTGCCATTACATAATATGAATTAGCATCATTTCTATTGGCTGTTGTAGAAACATCAAGAATATAGTCATCTAGTTGCAATACTTGCATAGGATCATCGTTAATTGAGGCAAAATTCTTATCTAGTCTTAAAATGTGTTCGCCTAAATCACCGAATAATTTACCATCAAAACCTAACTCTTCATATGAAGCAAACATACCTTGTGAAGGAATATTTTTTAAGTTTTTGGTTTTGAAAACAATGTCACCCATTTTAGAACCTTCAATAAAGCAAACAACTAAATCATCTACTTTTAGAACATTATCTGTTGTTTGAATTGTTAAATTTCCGTGTTTAGTTTCAACGGTGGCAACAGTTAATAAATCAGAATTTGGATTTTTATAAAGTTCCTTAATTAGACCAAAAACAACACCTTCAATTGTGCTAAATTTTTTAATGCTTTCAACTTCGAAACCAAGTTTATTTATAACTTGCTCAACGTCCTTATTTAGCTTTATTCCAGGCAAATAAGTATTTAATTTTTTTAGTGAGAATATCATTTTACTCCTTTATTGACCAATCAATTTTTTCTTGATTTGTCTTTTCTAGTAAATTATTAATCTTTTTGAAAAACTCTCCATCTTTAAAGCTTTTATGATAGCCTAAAGGACTTGGGTGAGATAAAAATACAACATTTTTTGGTTTAATATCTAACTTATCAATAATCTTTTTTGATGAGTTTCCAAGAAGTCCAAAAACAACATTTTCGTTATTTTTTATAACTTCTTCCAATATTACTTTATTAAATTTTTCTCAACCAATATCAGCATGAGAATTAGGTTGTGATTCATTAACTGTAAGTATTGTATTAAGAAGTAAAACTCCTTGCTTAGCCCAATTACTAAGATCGTTTGATTTAATTATAATACCTTGGTAATCTTTTTTTAATTCTTTAAAAATATTTTTTAAACTACTTGGAGTTTTATCTGATTTTGTGCTAAATGCTAAACCATCTGCTACTCCTAAAGTAGGATAAGGATCTTGACCTAGAATTACAACTTTTGTTTCATTGACTTGAAAGAAATCAAAAGCTCTAAACATATTTTGGCTTTCAGGAAAAATTTTATAGCCTTCCTTTTCGAATTTTTCTAATTTAGAAAGTATATTTTGGAAATATTGTTTTTTACCCTCGTTTTGTAAAATGTCCAATCAACTATATTTCATGATTAAATTGTTCCAATATTCTTAAGTCATTTTTATAAAGATCTCTTATGTCTTCAATTCCATATTTTATCATTGTAATTCTTTCGATTCCAACTCCTGCAGCTAAGCCATTCATACTGTTGGTATATCCAGCAAGTTCTAATACATTTGGATGTAACATACCAGCACCAAGAATTTCAATTCATCTGTTTTTATAAAACATATCAACTTCAACACTCGGTTCAGTAAAAGGGAAATATGATGGTCTTAGTCTAATTTCAAGTTCTGTTTCAAAAACATAACTAAGCATTGATTTAAGAGTTCAAATCAAATTTGGGAATGATACTTTACCGACACTAACAAAATCAAGTTGTTTAAATTGATGAGAGTGAGTAGCATCATCTTCATCATTCCTATATACTTTTCCGATTGTAAATGTAGAAAAAGCTTTATTACAGTTTTTTTCGAGTTCGTGTGCACTTGCTCCTGTATTATGTGTTCTTAATAAAGTTGTTGCATTTAAGTAGAGAGAATCGTGCATAGCTCTTGCTGGGTGATCTTGAGGAATGTTTAAACGTTCAAAGTTATATAAGTCGCTAACTATTTCTCCTACTTCTTGTTCGTAATATCCATTATTTAAAAATCAATCTCTTAGTCTGTTTTCAACAAGAGTAATGGGGTGCAACGAACCAGGTTTGGAATTCGGTTTCGATACATCAACATATTGACTTTTTATTTTGTTATTAATTTCTTCTGCTTCAATTTTTTCTTCAACTTTTTTAAATTCTGTTTCATAAAAATCGAGCATCTTTTTAATTTTAAGCCCTATTTCTTTTTTTTCTTCTGACTTAGCAATTTTAAGTTGTGATTTTAAGTTAATTAGTTCTTCATCCTTAGCATAGACCTGATTTTTAGCAATCTTTAATTCTTCTAAGTTTTTAATTTTTTTAAAATTAATCATACTATTTCTCCCCTTTTTTAATTTCATTTCAGTAATCATTATATTTTATTTCATTTATATTTTTACCAGGATTATAATAAATTATATCCTTTAATTCTTTAGGTAAGTAATCTTGTTTTATTCAATTATTGTAGTAATCATGTGGATATTTATAAGTTAGACCGTATCCTAATTTTACCGATGATTTATAATGAGCATCTTTTAAGTGATCTGGAACTTCATAAATTTTTCCTGATTCTATATCGCTTTTAACTGCACTCATTGCTTTATAAATACTGTTGCTTTTTGGACTTAGTGCTACATCAATTATTGCAAATGCAACTGCTAAATCAGCTTCTGGGAATCCTAGACGTTCAATAGTATTAAACGCAGCTTCCATTCTTAAAATTATATTTGGGTTAGCTAAGCCAATATCTTCATAAACTACACAATTTAACCTTCTGATTAACCCTTGATAATCGCCACTTTTAACTATAACAAAGCCATAATAAAGAGCTGCATTTACATCACTTCCTCTTAGAGATTTGTGAAAAGCAGATAAATTGTTATAATGTGCTGATGAATCTCTATCACTATAAAAATTTATATTAGGAATGACTTTTTTAAGATCATCTTTATGTATTTTTTCATTATTTGAGTATAAAATTCCAAGCATTTGAAGATTATTAATACATGCTCTAAAATCTCCTGCGCTGTATCTTACTAATTCTAATATTATTTCGTCATCTAAATTTAATGAATTAAAATATTTATTCTTTATTTTAGATAATCCACTAAATAAATCATGTTCTTTAAGCTTTTCAAAAGATAGTATTTGCATTCTACTTCTAAGAGCAGGATTAACTCGAAAATAAGGATTTTCAGTAGTTGTAGCATAAACAATTATTTTGTCAAATTCAAGAAATGAAAGTAAAATATCTTGCTTATCTTTGTTTAATCTGTGAATTTCATCAATTATGATAATTTCATTATTTTCAAGTTTTTTTACAAGGTCTGATTTACTATCGATTGAAGCATTAAAATAATCATATTTTAATTTCATTTCATTTGCTAATGCAAAAGAGCAAGAAGTTTTACCGGTCCCACTTTCACCAAAAAAAATAAAGCTAGTTTTAACTTTGTTTAATACAATTTTTTTTAGTAAGTCAAGAATATGACTTTGACCAATAATATCGTCAAGAATTTTTGGTCTTAATTCATTAGCTAAATTTTTCATAATATAATTTTAATTATAACTTATTAATTTTTGATTATTAAGCGAAAAATTAGGAACCATTAAATTTAAATGTGTAATAGAAAAGGTTTTTAAGTTTATCTATTTACTCTTTTTTTATTATAACATATTTTTTATTAAAGTGATTAAATATGAGAATTTTAGTAGGTATTCAACTCTATTTTATATAAAAATAGTTGGTATATTTTTTTGTAGATTAGAAAAAAGAACTTTCATTTTTGTTGTTTGTTCTGTATAGTGAGCTAAAGAGTTTTTTATAAGTTTTTTATAGTGGTAATTTATGTTGTTTTCAGTGTAAGAAACTATTGCTTTTCTTGTTTGATTATCTCATATTCCACTATTCTTGCTTTTGAGATATGTTAATAAGCTAGTAATATTTTTTTTGATAGATTTTGATTGAACTGATAATCTTAAGTCTTCCAATTCATCTAATATTTCTTTATATAGTTCATAATCATTTTCTTTTATTGATTTTGTAAGTAGGTCTATTCATCTTTCTTTTTTTGTTGGACTAAAATAATCAATAAATAAGTTTTTTATAGTGTTTTTTGAGTGTTTTTTATAACCAATGTATTTATCTATGTTTTGTATTAAGTGAAATAAATCAAGATGATAGTCCATTCCTAGAATACTTGCTTCTAATTTTAAAGCTCTTGCACCATCACAAACATAAGCCATTTTATTATTAATTAATCCTGTTTGAGAATTGAATTCGTTTATTACTTTGATTGCCTTGTGATTATCAGCAGATTTTCCTAAGTTTCTTATATCATAAATAGCCACCATACTAATAGGTTTTTTAGGGTTTTGTTTTTTACCTTTAAGTGGATAGTCATCATTAGCAAATATCCTTATTATTCTTAGTCTAATCATTTTTTTAACAAATTTTCCTTTTACTCTAAATGTGTTATATGTATCATCCGAGTCCATTTGCGTTGATATCTTATCTTTGTTTAGCAATTTAATAAATTCCTTAGTTTTATTTAACAATTCTTCATTTTGAATTATAAGTTGCTCTAAAGCATTCTCTCTTTTTAATCAATATTTAACAAGTTGATTGCTTGGATAATTAATCTTTTTTCTAAATGTACCAGCTATATAATCAATCATCGAATCTTGCATAACTTGAGCTGAATACTTAAATTTGGCCATATATCTATTAGTCAAATAAATATTATGGTTCCAAAGGTATAAGGAATAAGGTTAGATTTAGTAATTGGTAAATCTTGATTAGTTAGATTTGCTTTATAAATTGAATCAATTATCAACGCTATTATTGATATAACAAAAATTGCTATGAATATGATGATATATATTTTAGTTAGTGAAAGTTCTTTTTTTCTTTGTTTTTGTTGTTTCATTTTTCTCCTATTTAAGTTTTTTGGCTTTAATGTATGTGTTTTTATATTTAATAATTCCAAATACTATTGCAGGTAATACAAAAACAAATAAAGCAACTATTCAAATAAGATGTAATGGTTGTTTTTGTATTAAACTAAATTTTGTTGGAGTAATTCCACCCGGATTATTTGAAACATTAATAGTTTTATAGTTTATTAATTTTTTAGATAAAGCATCAATTCTAATGATTACTTTATTATCTTTGTTAGGTTCCTTAACAAGGTTATATAAAAGAATTTTGTTATCAGTTCAATTGTTAGGTGAAATTATTTTTAATTCTTTAAATTTTGAGCCACTTATTGAATATGTTATTTGATAATCAATTCCATTAATTAAAAAGACTGGTTCATTTGTGTGTTAATATAGTCAATTATTTCATTGTTTAATTCACTAAAATATTTGTTTTGATATTTTGGTTCATTCTTCTTTTACTTTTGGAGATTTTATATTAAGTTTATTTCAACTATCTAAAATAAAGCAATTTGGCTATTATTAAGTAAGTCATTTTGTTTATACTTTTCTAGCTTATTTGGTATAGCAATAAATACATCTACTATTTGATGTAAGGCATTTCAACCTGTTGATGTAGGATTATTAGTATCAAGTTCTAAAATATTTAATAATTCTTGCTCTCTAATAATTGGCTTGTGTTTTGCCAAAATATCATTAACAAGTCTTTTATAATTTTTTTGAAGTTTCGATAATTCATTGATTTTGCTCTATTATTAAGTTCTATATTTATTTCTTGTGTTGGTGGAACAATAATAATTTTATCTGTTGAAAGAAATTGTTTATTATCTGTTATATCACTTAATTTTACTAGAACAGTTTGATGAAGGAATGCTTTAGGAATTTCTATGCTTTCAACTCTTGGAATGAAATCAAATTTTATAGCAATGGTTTAACTATTGTTTCTTGTTTCAAGGTTTATGTTTGCTTCTAAAAATTAATTTTCTTTCAATAAAAAAATCTAGTAAATCTAAGTAAGATAATCTAGAACTTTTATATTTATTAAATTTCTTTGAAGAAATAGAATATTTAGATACTAATAAACTTTTTTCTTTTTACTTCCCTTTAACTTTATTGTTAATATTTTTTTCAGCAAGTCAATATAAAAGTGCACCAAATTCAAGTAGTTTGGTTTTTTTCTTTTCATCTAAATCACTATTTTCGATTATTTTATAAATATGCAATGGTAGTTTAGCTTTAGTCATTTTCTTGCCTTTCAGAGCAAATAAAAAAACAATTGGTTTTCCAATTGCTATCACACATTTTATTTTAATTATTTTATTTGTTTTAAAAGTATATAAAGGCAATAAAAAAATTCCATTTCGGAATTTTATATGGTGCCACTTACAAGAATCGAACTTGTGTTTCTTGATTACGAGTCAAGTGCTTTACCACTAAGCTAAAATGGCGTGGCGGTCAATAAGAGATTTGAACTCTTGCAGGACTTTCATCCTCTGCCGCTTTTCGAGAGCGGTCCCTTCAGCCACTTGGGTAATTGACCATTAATTATTATAAATAAATAATATTTTTTTAATATAGTTTGTTAAAATATTTTTATGGAACAAAACAATAAAGATTTAAATAGATCTAAAATAAAAAAACATTCTAAAACTACTAATATTGAATTAATCGCTGATCTTGACTTTGATACAAAGAAAAAAATGGTTAACAAAATTGTTAAAGATAATAATTTTAACAACACTTCTCTACATAAACATCATGTTAAAAAATCATCAATAATTTTAGCTTCTGTAGGTATATTGATAATTATTATCCTTATACTAGGTGTTTTATTCTATCGTTTTGTCATTTATCCTAAATCAAACTAAGTAAAAATCCTATTGTAATTGCAAATACTATACAAGTAATTAAATGACTTAATACTAAAGTTAAATATTTTAGTATATTTCTTTTTTTAATTGTTTTATTAAGTAGTGAGTAAAAATAAGTTGCGCTACACATATAAATATTTGTACTAAAAATATCATTTTTATATGCTAACATTAAGTGAATTAATGTAGAAGATGTTATTAATAGAGAAATTATGATTGAGTGCATTAAATGGAATTGTCATACCAAAATGCATTGAATTAGTACTATTGAAATAATAAAAAACGTATTAATTAATAAGAAACACCATAGTTGTTTTTTATTAATTTGTCTGATTGGATTTATTTTTTCAATGTTGTTCATCTTTGTTATTTTCATTACAAAGTAGAACGTATATGTAGCAAATACAAACCCTAATATTTGAGATGAAAGTATATACAACAGACTTTTAAATACAGTTCAATTATTAAATTTTATTATATTCATTGTATAGTTAATTATCAAATTTATTGGGTTAATAATAGGAGCATAATCTCCATTAAAATTATTAAAGGTAAAGAGAATTAACCAAGCGCAAATAAAAGACAAAAAGGTAAAAAAAGTATATATAAAAGCATATGAAAAAGGAAACTTTTTTCACTTTCCTATAGCTATTTTGGTAGAAGTTAGCCCACCAATTATAAGAATGAAAACACCAAAAAATTCACTTATAAATACAGAGTTATCAAATCACTTTTCTAAATTATGATTAATCATTTATTTTTAATAAATATAAGGCGTTTTTTATGTATGGTATAGCGGCTAATACGTTAAATACAGCAGCAACAATTATAGGAAGATTAATAACATATGAGAATCAATATCCTTCTCCACCAAATATGTAAAAAGAAGGTGAATAAGCAACAAAAACAATCATTGTTATAACTATTCCTATTGATAAAAGCATTGTTTTTACTTTTCCATAAAAATTAGCTGCTATTTCAACATCATGTTTGTTTAATAGTGATCTGCATCCATCAACAATTAAATCTCTAAGTATGAAAAGCAAAATTAATCAGA
Proteins encoded in this window:
- a CDS encoding uracil-DNA glycosylase, encoding MKYSWLDILQNEGKKQYFQNILSKLEKFEKEGYKIFPESQNMFRAFDFFQVNETKVVILGQDPYPTLGVADGLAFSTKSDKTPSSLKNIFKELKKDYQGIIIKSNDLSNWAKQGVLLLNTILTVNESQPNSHADIGWEKFNKVILEEVIKNNENVVFGLLGNSSKKIIDKLDIKPKNVVFLSHPSPLGYHKSFKDGEFFKKINNLLEKTNQEKIDWSIKE
- a CDS encoding replication-associated recombination protein A, coding for MKNLANELRPKILDDIIGQSHILDLLKKIVLNKVKTSFIFFGESGTGKTSCSFALANEMKLKYDYFNASIDSKSDLVKKLENNEIIIIDEIHRLNKDKQDILLSFLEFDKIIVYATTTENPYFRVNPALRSRMQILSFEKLKEHDLFSGLSKIKNKYFNSLNLDDEIILELVRYSAGDFRACINNLQMLGILYSNNEKIHKDDLKKVIPNINFYSDRDSSAHYNNLSAFHKSLRGSDVNAALYYGFVIVKSGDYQGLIRRLNCVVYEDIGLANPNIILRMEAAFNTIERLGFPEADLAVAFAIIDVALSPKSNSIYKAMSAVKSDIESGKIYEVPDHLKDAHYKSSVKLGYGLTYKYPHDYYNNWIKQDYLPKELKDIIYYNPGKNINEIKYNDYWNEIKKGEK
- a CDS encoding phenylalanine--tRNA ligase subunit beta; translated protein: MIFSLKKLNTYLPGIKLNKDVEQVINKLGFEVESIKKFSTIEGVVFGLIKELYKNPNSDLLTVATVETKHGNLTIQTTDNVLKVDDLVVCFIEGSKMGDIVFKTKNLKNIPSQGMFASYEELGFDGKLFGDLGEHILRLDKNFASINDDPMQVLQLDDYILDVSTTANRNDANSYYVMAKELAAYYETEFVFNEKNHKGSLFSDIAIDRGMSNEITMFQAYCDKEFDLNIFDKMLLAKHNIDTSLGWAVNLTNLVLIITGAPCHVYDKNKIGLKITSELYSGKLKLLGNKDVDVENVLIIRDENKPISVASVMGLETTKVDEKTKEFIFEIGVFDPTLIRHSVKQIKLLSNSANQASRTITNEILELGILFLRKYLNDNKISISNLLGIPKIGPKKMIKFDKEKLSVYSDQNTSSLKKFIPAIEKLKKLGFSFDLEVNEVYVPIYRYDINYFEDIIEEIFRFYSYDNFEPVQLSNTSFKIHKRSTIKHELQANGYNEILTYSLLSKQKNFLNVFDFQEELALETFVSKEREVIRNSIIPSMLEAVEYNQKRKINKINFFEVGMINNNISVVGLASTTKSFEEIKEDIIKLYRDNKLVFEKLDNNEKIHPNVSAKIYQNNLLIGWIGKVNPKYDLTNAYVAEVLVPQFNSNKKYKIIDNEPLKSIDLTFGLKHGESIKSYVKDINNNFNVYDIELKDTFEKNNLINTTLRITSDSKTIELINKKYNK
- the pheS gene encoding phenylalanine--tRNA ligase subunit alpha; translated protein: MINFKKIKNLEELKIAKNQVYAKDEELINLKSQLKIAKSEEKKEIGLKIKKMLDFYETEFKKVEEKIEAEEINNKIKSQYVDVSKPNSKPGSLHPITLVENRLRDWFLNNGYYEQEVGEIVSDLYNFERLNIPQDHPARAMHDSLYLNATTLLRTHNTGASAHELEKNCNKAFSTFTIGKVYRNDEDDATHSHQFKQLDFVSVGKVSFPNLIWTLKSMLSYVFETELEIRLRPSYFPFTEPSVEVDMFYKNRWIEILGAGMLHPNVLELAGYTNSMNGLAAGVGIERITMIKYGIEDIRDLYKNDLRILEQFNHEI
- the glyA gene encoding serine hydroxymethyltransferase, whose product is MYKNIELNDKEVQNAINAELKRQEEHIELIASENYTSEDVLKAQGSVLTNKYGEGYPNKRYYGSCENVDVVETLAIERLKKIFGVEYANVQPYSGSVANAAAIASVAPHGGKIMGLSLNSGGHLTHGYKISFSGIFYNSVSYEVDKNGYLDYDDIERIAMKEKPDLIICGYSAYPRIIDFKRFREIADKCGAKLMADIAHIAGLIAANVHPSPVNYAHIITSTTHKTLRGARGGIIMTNDPEIAKKVDRWVFPGYQGGPLFHAIAGKAICFYEALTSMFQKYGANIVRNAKIFSESFINLGATLVSGGTDNHLFMIDVKTSYGITGKDAEKILEQFNITTNKNTIPNDTLSPTLGSGLRLGTAAMTSRDFTKWEELAQIMHTILRNHDMLKTSSPEAKTLKDSLKKKVNEFTNSFPIKKSYL
- a CDS encoding Mbov_0401 family ICE element transposase-like protein, producing MAKFKYSAQVMQDSMIDYIAGTFRKKINYPSNQLVKYWLKRENALEQLIIQNEELLNKTKEFIKLLNKDKISTQMDSDDTYNTFRVKGKFVKKMIRLRIIRIFANDDYPLKGKKQNPKKPISMVAIYDIRNLGKSADNHKAIKVINEFNSQTGLINNKMAYVCDGARALKLEASILGMDYHLDLFHLIQNIDKYIGYKKHSKNTIKNLFIDYFSPTKKERWIDLLTKSIKENDYELYKEILDELEDLRLSVQSKSIKKNITSLLTYLKSKNSGIWDNQTRKAIVSYTENNINYHYKKLIKNSLAHYTEQTTKMKVLFSNLQKNIPTIFI